From Sulfurovum zhangzhouensis, the proteins below share one genomic window:
- the pyrF gene encoding orotidine-5'-phosphate decarboxylase, whose product MELCVALDLPSAEENLSLAESLKSYDIWMKVGFRSYIRDGKPFIEALKAINPNFKIFLDLKLYDIPNTMADAAEEIAKIGVDMFNIHASAGPVAMKTVMERLSTYENRPLVLAVTALTSFDEENFQAIYEKGIDEKAEQFAKMSYENGLDGVVCSTFESRAIKAATSDKFLTLCPGIRPFGEDAGDQQRVATLELANKEGVDYPVVGRPIYKDSNPQAKVDQILEVISSF is encoded by the coding sequence ATGGAACTTTGTGTGGCACTTGACCTTCCGTCAGCAGAGGAGAACCTGTCTTTGGCAGAATCTCTTAAATCGTATGATATTTGGATGAAAGTAGGCTTTCGCTCTTACATCCGTGACGGAAAGCCGTTTATCGAGGCACTCAAAGCAATCAATCCAAACTTTAAGATATTCCTGGACCTTAAACTCTATGACATCCCCAATACAATGGCAGATGCAGCTGAAGAGATCGCAAAGATCGGTGTAGATATGTTCAATATTCATGCAAGCGCAGGCCCTGTAGCGATGAAGACTGTGATGGAAAGACTCTCTACATATGAAAATCGCCCCCTGGTACTGGCTGTTACAGCATTGACTTCATTTGATGAAGAGAATTTTCAGGCGATCTATGAAAAAGGCATTGATGAAAAGGCTGAGCAGTTTGCCAAGATGAGCTATGAGAACGGACTGGATGGTGTTGTGTGCAGTACATTTGAGAGCAGAGCGATCAAAGCGGCTACTTCTGATAAGTTCTTGACCCTTTGTCCGGGGATCAGACCATTTGGCGAAGATGCAGGAGATCAGCAGCGTGTAGCTACATTGGAACTGGCAAATAAAGAGGGAGTAGACTATCCGGTCGTAGGGCGTCCTATCTATAAAGACAGCAACCCTCAGGCAAAAGTAGATCAGATACTTGAAGTGATCTCAAGTTTTTAA
- a CDS encoding iron-containing alcohol dehydrogenase — translation MVNFTYQNPTRIEFGKDKEKEIGKYIAAENFKKVLLTYGSDRIKKDGLFDIVVKSLEANGIAYIELGGIVSNPVLSKVYEAVDLAKEHSVEAILSVGGGSVLDSSKAIAAGSLYDGDVWDFFIGKSVIEKALPVFDIITLAATGSEMNTFAVVTNEATKQKYSIASPHLYPKVSVINPELQKSVSKEYLVYSAADIIAHSIEGYFTASSHPDIIAAYIEANIATVMKTTETLLADEDDYDARGEFAWAATQALNGTTYLGVGGYSFPNHMIEHTLSALFNVPHGAGLSVVMPAWMKGYVSQNEGQFKRFAQKLFGLSSAMEGIEALESWFNKVGTPTRLSQLSIKESDIDAIVENACEHAKAFGLAETYTKEVLKEILQKAL, via the coding sequence GAATTTTAAAAAAGTACTTCTTACCTATGGTAGTGACCGTATCAAAAAAGACGGTTTGTTCGATATCGTTGTAAAAAGCCTTGAAGCAAATGGTATTGCATATATTGAGCTGGGAGGAATCGTCAGTAACCCGGTACTCTCAAAAGTCTACGAAGCAGTAGATCTGGCAAAAGAACACAGTGTTGAAGCCATACTCAGTGTCGGTGGCGGTTCTGTACTGGACAGCTCAAAGGCAATAGCGGCAGGTAGTCTATATGATGGCGATGTGTGGGATTTCTTTATCGGAAAAAGTGTTATCGAAAAGGCACTGCCGGTATTTGACATTATCACCCTTGCAGCGACAGGAAGTGAAATGAACACTTTTGCCGTGGTTACCAATGAAGCAACGAAGCAAAAATACTCTATCGCTTCACCGCACCTGTATCCAAAGGTTTCCGTCATCAATCCAGAACTTCAAAAGTCGGTCTCCAAGGAATACCTGGTCTACTCTGCAGCAGACATTATCGCCCATTCTATAGAAGGGTACTTTACTGCTTCATCACACCCGGACATCATTGCTGCTTATATCGAAGCGAACATTGCAACAGTTATGAAAACCACAGAAACACTGTTAGCAGATGAGGATGACTATGATGCACGCGGGGAGTTTGCTTGGGCAGCAACACAGGCACTAAACGGTACGACATACCTTGGAGTAGGAGGATATAGCTTTCCAAACCACATGATCGAGCATACGCTTTCTGCACTTTTCAATGTGCCACACGGTGCGGGTCTTTCAGTCGTTATGCCGGCCTGGATGAAAGGGTACGTTTCACAAAATGAAGGACAGTTCAAACGTTTTGCGCAAAAATTGTTTGGACTTTCCAGTGCAATGGAAGGAATAGAGGCATTGGAGTCATGGTTCAACAAGGTCGGTACACCAACCAGGCTTTCACAACTCTCGATCAAAGAAAGTGATATTGATGCGATTGTAGAGAATGCTTGCGAACATGCAAAAGCTTTCGGCTTGGCTGAAACATATACCAAAGAAGTACTCAAAGAGATTCTTCAAAAAGCATTGTAG
- a CDS encoding peptidylprolyl isomerase, whose translation MFGRRRETKRYDIPQDIMETYNYAKITTSKGNIWVKLYGEDAPNTVANFAHLANEGFYNNLKFHRVIPGFMAQGGCPHSGPGGNPTMAGTGGPDWCIDCETDTSTQRHRRGALSMAHAGPNTGGSQFFICFVPCPHLDGVHTVFGGIEENDTESFMVLDQIEQNDAIESIEIFAEKA comes from the coding sequence ATGTTTGGAAGAAGACGCGAGACAAAGAGATATGACATCCCTCAAGATATTATGGAAACATATAACTATGCGAAGATCACAACAAGTAAAGGCAACATCTGGGTAAAACTTTACGGTGAAGATGCTCCAAATACAGTGGCAAACTTTGCACACCTTGCAAATGAAGGTTTCTACAACAACCTTAAATTCCACAGAGTAATCCCAGGATTCATGGCTCAAGGTGGATGTCCACACTCAGGACCTGGTGGTAACCCTACAATGGCTGGTACAGGCGGTCCGGACTGGTGTATCGACTGTGAAACAGATACAAGTACACAAAGACATAGACGTGGTGCACTCTCTATGGCACACGCAGGTCCAAACACTGGTGGTAGCCAGTTCTTTATCTGTTTTGTACCATGTCCACACCTTGACGGTGTTCACACAGTATTTGGTGGAATTGAAGAAAATGATACAGAGAGCTTCATGGTTCTTGATCAGATCGAACAAAACGATGCGATCGAATCTATCGAGATCTTTGCTGAAAAAGCATAA